The following are encoded together in the Picrophilus oshimae DSM 9789 genome:
- a CDS encoding fumarylacetoacetate hydrolase family protein — translation MKILNFIFNDRISGGIIYNEKVYPFDEISYIIPEFKKFRITDDILASGIDQNYVDKVINEAKDKIKSLSVKDVKIVSPVINPRKIICIGVNYMEHARESEQKVMRDPTIFSKFSNSVIGPEDYILIPEGVNQIDYEGELVMVIGSGRTYRDALFGYTVGNDVSARDLQFRTSQWILGKALKTFAPLGPLIACVNEIGNAEDLNIKTMVNGHIRQNGSTRDMIFNVTEIADYLSRYFDPEPGDIIFTGTPKGVILGMPEDKRTWLTHGDVIEIEISGIGKLKNTIK, via the coding sequence ATGAAAATTTTGAATTTTATTTTTAATGACAGGATCTCTGGTGGAATAATTTACAACGAGAAAGTCTATCCTTTTGATGAAATTTCTTATATTATACCTGAATTTAAAAAATTTAGGATAACGGATGATATCCTGGCATCCGGGATTGATCAAAATTATGTCGACAAGGTAATTAATGAGGCAAAAGATAAGATAAAAAGTTTAAGTGTTAAGGATGTAAAAATAGTCTCGCCTGTTATAAACCCAAGAAAGATAATATGCATAGGCGTTAACTATATGGAACATGCAAGGGAATCAGAGCAAAAGGTGATGAGGGATCCGACCATTTTTTCAAAATTTAGCAACAGTGTTATAGGCCCTGAGGATTATATATTAATTCCAGAAGGTGTGAATCAAATTGACTATGAGGGGGAACTTGTCATGGTAATAGGTTCAGGCAGGACTTACAGGGATGCACTTTTTGGTTACACAGTGGGCAACGATGTTTCTGCCAGGGATCTTCAGTTCAGGACGAGCCAGTGGATACTGGGTAAAGCATTAAAGACCTTTGCACCACTGGGCCCTTTAATAGCATGCGTTAATGAAATTGGCAATGCAGAGGATCTTAACATAAAAACAATGGTAAACGGTCATATAAGGCAAAACGGCAGCACCCGGGACATGATATTTAATGTTACAGAAATAGCTGATTATCTATCAAGATACTTTGATCCAGAGCCAGGTGATATAATATTTACAGGAACACCTAAGGGTGTAATACTTGGAATGCCAGAGGATAAAAGAACATGGTTAACTCACGGTGATGTAATAGAAATTGAGATATCAGGGATAGGAAAATTGAAAAATACCATTAAATAA
- a CDS encoding alcohol dehydrogenase catalytic domain-containing protein encodes MAMQTKTLVWTDIKKMELKEKSIENPEPGWVTVKVNYAGICGSELSAFVGQNELRKPPSVMGHEFSGTVIKTGSDKDSYLLNRNVAVNPLVTCGKCRYCRTGNRQLCPERKIIGIDYPGGFAEYVNVPAYSCYEIIDIPEASLAEPLATALRAVNHAHPAVGDKALVIGAGTIGLLSLKILEISGTIERTVADINDYRLEHAMHWGATKKVNNRNEVIEKGDFDIVVDAVGTADTRKLALDSVARGGRVVYVGLHEPETEFQVNYIIRNEINIHGSFCYSDDDFRRAVDLINNGFLNVKEKWYDIRPIDSGEDSFNEELSPDSKYSKIIMKP; translated from the coding sequence ATGGCGATGCAAACGAAGACACTTGTATGGACTGATATAAAAAAGATGGAATTAAAAGAAAAAAGTATAGAAAATCCTGAGCCTGGCTGGGTAACTGTAAAGGTAAACTATGCTGGCATATGCGGTTCAGAATTATCGGCATTTGTGGGCCAGAACGAGCTTAGAAAGCCACCATCTGTTATGGGGCATGAATTCAGCGGAACTGTTATAAAAACCGGTTCTGATAAGGACTCCTATCTTTTAAATAGAAATGTTGCAGTGAATCCGCTTGTAACCTGTGGAAAGTGCAGGTACTGCAGAACAGGCAACAGGCAGCTGTGTCCTGAAAGGAAGATTATAGGTATTGATTATCCTGGCGGTTTTGCAGAGTATGTTAATGTACCTGCATATTCATGCTATGAAATTATAGATATCCCGGAAGCATCCCTTGCTGAGCCGCTGGCGACAGCCTTAAGGGCTGTGAACCATGCACATCCTGCCGTCGGTGATAAAGCCCTGGTCATAGGTGCCGGTACAATAGGTCTGTTATCCTTGAAGATACTTGAAATTTCAGGGACCATAGAAAGAACGGTTGCTGATATAAACGATTACAGACTGGAACATGCAATGCACTGGGGCGCAACAAAAAAGGTGAACAACAGAAATGAGGTTATAGAAAAGGGTGACTTTGACATAGTTGTAGATGCCGTCGGAACAGCAGATACAAGAAAACTTGCACTTGACTCAGTAGCAAGGGGTGGCCGAGTAGTTTATGTTGGTCTGCATGAGCCTGAAACAGAGTTTCAGGTGAATTATATTATAAGAAATGAGATAAATATACATGGATCGTTCTGTTACTCTGATGATGATTTTAGAAGGGCCGTTGATCTTATAAACAATGGTTTTCTCAATGTAAAGGAAAAATGGTATGATATAAGGCCCATCGACAGTGGTGAAGACTCTTTTAATGAGGAGCTGTCACCAGATTCAAAATACTCAAAAATTATAATGAAACCATGA
- a CDS encoding helix-turn-helix domain-containing protein gives MIVRYASGSFDEKFSMVYFKMKHENCWSRITEKYDISIHTLKLLPYKDKNAIYGIFEIRVNNKHNLKEFLRSLNKESTIKNVTSLNLSELKRSVYIMDLYENYDGMIQGKLNDYNSIFYFDIVKGGLEEKYAVLPSENVKELKNDLQSLGDLYEFRAKYLKNFYDILAPYFTFSPIEMQIIVEAYNHGYYDIPRKTGIRELADSFGLSKSTVQEYIRSAEAKALSSIKLFKLMDELKEG, from the coding sequence ATGATTGTTAGGTATGCTTCCGGAAGCTTTGATGAAAAGTTCTCCATGGTATACTTTAAAATGAAACATGAAAACTGCTGGAGTAGAATTACGGAAAAATATGATATATCAATACATACACTAAAGCTGCTACCATATAAGGATAAAAATGCTATATACGGCATCTTTGAGATAAGGGTGAATAATAAGCATAATTTAAAGGAATTTCTAAGAAGCCTTAACAAAGAAAGCACGATAAAAAATGTAACCAGCCTTAATTTAAGTGAATTAAAACGGTCTGTTTACATTATGGACCTCTATGAAAATTATGATGGCATGATACAGGGCAAGTTAAATGATTACAACAGTATCTTTTACTTTGATATTGTCAAGGGCGGATTGGAGGAAAAATATGCCGTTCTACCATCAGAAAACGTTAAAGAATTAAAAAATGATTTACAATCACTTGGCGACCTCTATGAATTCAGGGCCAAATATCTTAAAAATTTTTATGATATCCTGGCCCCATACTTTACATTCTCACCAATTGAGATGCAGATCATTGTTGAAGCATACAACCACGGTTACTACGACATTCCAAGAAAAACCGGTATTAGGGAGCTTGCAGATTCATTTGGGCTTTCAAAATCCACAGTCCAGGAATATATAAGGAGTGCAGAGGCAAAGGCATTATCAAGCATAAAACTTTTTAAACTTATGGATGAACTTAAAGAAGGATAA
- a CDS encoding MFS transporter: protein MVESKTYDDAMLSGTHFKWTLIASLGDFLDAGMLAGTGITLLAISSLLHFTTFESGLPALISLLGCAFGALTFGRLGDKFGRKFIYQIDMILYAVASILLAITGIFSSRIVNIVWSMIFYALIGIAVGADVPTSWSLITEFSPKNYRGRLMSITTIMWYVGVLVELGIAIALYNTGMILFRVIWIFLGIIAIISWALRRSLTESPRFDMMKGNKSDLERSAKLLNINISEEENKKFTIKKYAELFTRYGWFLLFAWFLYLMWGIPASTYGEFFPYIFSSLHLVSLRTTYAFEAIYFGSAIVPGLLIFYYLSDRIGRTPLYLISAAMAAISFLLLVYPPFLKNVYVLLSSFLLFGIGQGLGVWPTTRLLSMEHFPTSLRNSGQGFVWFTMRFEAGIFGLFTPIIVAIGVEYIGLISGIFFILAFTVVFLLYIIKPEYVKTERKSLEETSYDEVI, encoded by the coding sequence ATGGTTGAGAGCAAGACTTATGATGATGCAATGCTATCAGGAACACATTTTAAATGGACATTAATAGCATCCCTTGGAGATTTTCTTGATGCCGGAATGCTTGCTGGAACCGGAATAACATTATTGGCAATATCATCATTATTACATTTCACAACGTTTGAATCTGGACTGCCTGCATTGATATCATTACTTGGTTGTGCCTTTGGTGCACTAACATTTGGAAGACTTGGAGATAAATTTGGAAGGAAGTTCATATACCAGATTGATATGATTCTTTATGCTGTGGCATCCATACTTCTTGCGATTACAGGTATATTCTCTTCAAGAATAGTAAATATAGTATGGTCAATGATTTTCTATGCATTAATAGGAATTGCAGTTGGTGCGGATGTTCCAACATCATGGAGCCTTATCACTGAGTTTTCCCCAAAAAACTATCGTGGTAGGCTAATGAGCATTACAACAATAATGTGGTATGTCGGTGTTCTTGTTGAGCTTGGTATAGCAATAGCATTGTACAATACGGGCATGATTTTATTCAGGGTGATATGGATCTTTCTTGGAATAATTGCGATAATAAGCTGGGCCTTAAGAAGAAGTCTCACCGAATCACCGAGATTTGATATGATGAAAGGCAATAAAAGCGATTTAGAAAGATCTGCAAAACTCCTCAATATAAATATAAGCGAGGAGGAAAACAAAAAATTTACAATAAAGAAGTATGCAGAGCTTTTCACAAGGTACGGCTGGTTTCTATTATTTGCATGGTTTCTTTATTTAATGTGGGGCATACCTGCATCAACATACGGTGAGTTTTTTCCATACATATTCAGCTCACTGCATCTTGTTAGCCTAAGAACAACCTATGCCTTCGAGGCCATTTACTTTGGTAGTGCAATTGTGCCAGGACTATTGATATTTTATTATCTTTCAGACAGGATTGGCAGGACGCCTCTTTATTTAATCAGTGCAGCCATGGCAGCCATATCATTTCTTTTACTGGTATATCCACCATTCCTTAAAAATGTATATGTTCTATTATCATCGTTTCTTCTCTTTGGAATTGGTCAGGGACTTGGAGTATGGCCCACAACAAGACTATTATCAATGGAGCACTTCCCAACAAGTCTAAGAAATTCAGGCCAGGGTTTTGTCTGGTTTACTATGAGGTTTGAGGCCGGTATATTTGGACTCTTTACGCCTATAATAGTCGCCATAGGTGTAGAATACATAGGCCTGATATCAGGAATATTCTTTATACTTGCCTTTACAGTCGTCTTTTTACTTTATATAATAAAACCTGAATATGTAAAAACAGAGAGAAAATCACTTGAAGAAACGTCTTATGATGAGGTTATATAA
- the rhaD gene encoding L-rhamnose 1-dehydrogenase, with amino-acid sequence MDFKNKNAVVTGGSRGIGRAIAMLLGENGANVIITYSSSDRAADDVINYIKSKGSEAYKYKIDQSEINKIPELVDFIKSKFKTVDILINNAGICPFKDFFDIDRDLFEKVWKVNVESHFFITQELAKIMIENNTNGRILFISSISAIVGGKYQSHYTTTKSALNGLMHSLAIILGEHGIMVNSIEPGTILTDINREDLSNTEKRRYMEKRIPLGRLGEPLDIARPALFLVSDENTYVNGSEILVDGGMLVNLQ; translated from the coding sequence ATGGATTTTAAAAATAAGAATGCTGTTGTAACAGGCGGATCCAGGGGTATTGGAAGGGCCATTGCAATGCTACTTGGAGAAAATGGAGCCAATGTGATAATTACCTATTCAAGCAGTGACAGGGCTGCAGATGATGTGATTAATTATATAAAAAGTAAGGGATCAGAGGCATATAAATATAAAATAGACCAATCAGAGATCAATAAAATACCGGAATTGGTTGATTTCATTAAAAGCAAATTCAAAACAGTTGATATATTAATCAACAATGCTGGTATATGCCCTTTCAAGGACTTCTTTGATATAGATAGAGATCTGTTTGAAAAGGTCTGGAAGGTAAACGTTGAGAGCCACTTCTTTATCACACAGGAACTGGCAAAAATCATGATAGAAAATAATACAAATGGAAGGATACTTTTTATAAGTTCAATAAGCGCCATTGTTGGTGGAAAATATCAAAGTCATTACACAACAACAAAATCTGCATTAAATGGATTAATGCACTCCCTTGCAATAATACTTGGAGAGCATGGAATAATGGTAAATTCAATTGAGCCCGGAACTATATTAACAGATATAAACCGTGAGGATCTTTCTAATACAGAAAAAAGGAGGTACATGGAAAAAAGAATACCTCTTGGAAGACTTGGTGAGCCATTGGATATTGCCAGGCCTGCACTTTTTTTGGTATCTGATGAAAATACATATGTTAATGGCTCTGAAATATTGGTGGATGGCGGTATGCTTGTAAATCTACAATAA
- a CDS encoding MFS transporter produces MVEDQNILNQADRAPTGRFHLKAIFVASMGFFTDAYDLFAISTALPLIVSASVFDVTNHFVQGLVGAAVLIGAVIGALTFGRIGDIRGRKYVYGVEMAILVTFAVISAFSVNIWMLIITRLLLGIGIGGDYPISSTIMSEYSNVKSRGKMVQTVFAMQGFGLLLGAVIGLIAIHTMPVNYAWRFMLGFGAIPAASVIYLRRKIKETPRYSLQTKGDVKAAAAAVEDITGSKIDVKDSNINVSKKSGILTKYIALLIGTAGSWFLFDMAFYGTSINNSIIFNAIGYGSVTNAVLSASNTAIGNIIIAAAFEIPGYWIAFGLIDRVGRKFLQWMGFGVMGIIYLIFALAFAPLKADIPLFIGLYGLSFLFANIGPNSTTFILPTELFPTQVRTTAHGISAGAGKTGAAIFTFALPSIEAALGLKGVFTLLTGFSFIAVIITLLFIRETKQKSLEQTSRQDSVMAH; encoded by the coding sequence ATGGTAGAGGATCAAAACATATTAAATCAGGCTGATAGGGCACCCACGGGGAGATTCCATTTAAAGGCCATATTTGTGGCCAGCATGGGTTTCTTTACAGATGCCTACGATTTATTTGCTATATCTACAGCACTGCCATTGATTGTTTCCGCATCCGTCTTTGATGTAACAAACCATTTTGTTCAGGGACTTGTTGGTGCGGCCGTATTGATTGGAGCCGTCATAGGAGCCCTTACATTCGGCAGGATAGGCGACATACGTGGCAGGAAATACGTCTATGGAGTTGAAATGGCAATACTGGTAACATTTGCAGTAATCTCGGCATTCTCAGTAAACATCTGGATGCTGATAATCACAAGACTGCTTCTTGGTATAGGTATAGGCGGAGATTATCCAATAAGCTCAACAATAATGAGCGAGTACTCAAATGTAAAGAGCAGGGGCAAGATGGTTCAGACCGTTTTTGCAATGCAGGGCTTTGGCCTGCTTCTTGGAGCCGTCATAGGACTTATTGCAATTCACACGATGCCGGTAAACTATGCATGGAGGTTCATGCTTGGATTCGGAGCAATACCGGCGGCGTCCGTTATATATCTAAGAAGAAAGATAAAGGAAACACCAAGGTATTCACTGCAGACCAAAGGTGATGTAAAGGCAGCCGCAGCAGCCGTTGAGGATATAACAGGATCAAAGATAGATGTAAAGGACTCAAATATAAACGTTTCAAAAAAATCCGGAATATTAACAAAATACATTGCGCTTTTGATAGGAACTGCCGGAAGCTGGTTTTTATTTGATATGGCATTCTATGGAACATCAATAAACAACTCAATAATATTCAATGCAATAGGCTATGGAAGCGTAACAAATGCTGTTCTATCAGCATCAAACACGGCAATAGGAAATATAATAATAGCGGCAGCATTTGAAATACCTGGATACTGGATAGCATTTGGATTAATAGACCGCGTCGGCAGGAAATTTTTACAGTGGATGGGCTTCGGAGTCATGGGAATAATATATCTAATATTTGCACTGGCATTTGCACCGCTTAAGGCAGATATACCATTGTTCATAGGGCTTTATGGATTATCATTCCTGTTCGCAAACATAGGACCTAACTCAACAACGTTTATACTACCAACGGAATTATTCCCAACGCAGGTTAGAACAACAGCGCATGGTATATCAGCAGGTGCCGGTAAAACAGGTGCTGCAATATTTACATTTGCACTGCCATCAATAGAGGCTGCACTTGGACTTAAAGGCGTCTTTACACTTCTTACAGGATTTTCATTCATAGCAGTTATTATAACATTGCTGTTCATAAGGGAAACAAAGCAGAAGAGCCTTGAACAGACAAGCAGGCAGGATTCGGTTATGGCACATTAA
- a CDS encoding DUF998 domain-containing protein — MVNPWFSITKNALSDLGGGNLINNGHPAPALPEIYNFGLIIEGILIALLSSLFILFSENKIEDAGSSFFIISGLFLALIGIYHEGTYPHDFVSIWFFILSSISYITIGIALVIQRIKYGIAMLVLIPVSWLLFIKIPWQSVAENEIFGIIIIEVLVILYMISIRNRRYKLYKAINK; from the coding sequence ATTGTAAATCCATGGTTTTCAATTACAAAAAATGCACTGAGTGATCTTGGCGGCGGCAATTTAATAAACAATGGCCATCCTGCACCAGCGCTGCCTGAAATCTATAATTTTGGCCTTATAATAGAGGGTATTTTAATAGCATTACTATCATCATTGTTTATTTTATTTTCAGAAAATAAGATTGAGGATGCCGGTTCATCGTTTTTTATTATATCCGGTTTATTCCTTGCATTAATAGGCATATACCATGAGGGTACATATCCCCATGACTTTGTATCGATATGGTTTTTTATATTATCAAGCATATCATATATAACAATAGGGATTGCACTTGTAATTCAGAGGATAAAATATGGCATTGCAATGCTTGTTTTAATACCTGTGTCGTGGTTACTATTTATTAAAATACCATGGCAGTCCGTTGCTGAAAACGAGATCTTTGGCATAATTATTATAGAGGTCCTTGTAATTCTTTATATGATTTCCATCAGGAATAGACGGTATAAATTATATAAAGCTATAAATAAATAA
- a CDS encoding ABC transporter ATP-binding protein has product MELLKSGEQPDYAVYAKDVVFSYDNKKNVVDHLTFSVKKGEIFGLLGPNGAGKTTTIKLMTTLLRPVSGELRILGMDYRSGNRLRSRLGVVLQDESFDFTTVERALDIYGYIWGVPRNIRKKRVNDLLEKFDLYDFRNKRMWDLSGGQKRRVQVAREFMHDMDLLFLDEPTTGLDPISRRKILDMIKDMSRNGLTVIFTTHILEEADYVCDRIAIMRSGKIVAMDKTEELKKRYAGAKTIEISLSKNRDRVLSMISTGEVSSDDNNDIIVTKDVNKTISEITELIKRFDASLEYINVRSVSLDDVFFNTINGEVS; this is encoded by the coding sequence ATGGAATTATTAAAATCTGGGGAACAACCTGATTATGCAGTTTACGCAAAGGATGTTGTGTTCTCATATGATAATAAAAAGAACGTTGTGGATCATCTAACATTTTCAGTAAAAAAAGGCGAGATCTTTGGTCTGCTTGGTCCAAACGGTGCTGGCAAAACAACAACAATTAAATTAATGACCACGCTTTTAAGGCCGGTTTCAGGTGAATTAAGGATACTTGGCATGGATTACAGGTCAGGCAATAGGTTAAGATCAAGGCTTGGCGTTGTTCTTCAGGATGAATCCTTTGATTTTACAACGGTTGAAAGGGCCCTTGATATATATGGATACATATGGGGTGTTCCGAGGAATATAAGAAAAAAGCGTGTAAATGATTTACTGGAAAAATTTGATCTCTACGATTTTAGAAATAAGAGGATGTGGGACCTTTCAGGAGGCCAGAAGAGAAGGGTCCAGGTTGCAAGGGAGTTCATGCATGATATGGACCTATTATTCCTGGATGAGCCTACAACAGGTCTTGATCCAATATCAAGAAGAAAGATACTTGACATGATAAAAGATATGTCAAGAAATGGTCTTACCGTTATATTTACAACGCACATACTTGAAGAGGCCGATTACGTCTGCGATAGAATAGCAATAATGCGCTCCGGCAAAATTGTTGCAATGGATAAAACAGAGGAATTAAAAAAGAGGTATGCAGGGGCAAAAACCATAGAGATATCATTGAGCAAAAACAGGGACAGGGTTCTCTCAATGATAAGCACAGGTGAGGTCTCATCTGATGATAATAATGATATAATAGTTACAAAGGATGTTAATAAAACGATATCAGAGATCACCGAGTTAATAAAGCGGTTTGATGCATCTCTTGAATACATAAATGTAAGATCTGTTTCCCTTGATGATGTGTTCTTTAATACAATAAACGGTGAGGTATCATGA
- a CDS encoding ABC transporter permease translates to MNLGKSFKLMVRNILVNTDPGTLMFLVAMPAMYLIFMGFMFGGLINNIPGFNYKEFLTPGIMGFDTVSAGAIAGSLLWSDRRYGMFEQILTAPYTRSEYLFGILYATIFLSLIGSVILLIISQVLVIHIYMSAAGLIFMIVNIIIGGLFWGFLFLALAAKTRSNQAYNSIQIFIIFFADFASTVFYPLTSKTPAALKYMFYINPLTYIANGIRSGYLSSINSGTLTEFFILLSETIIMGIIAILLYRKVRVGTT, encoded by the coding sequence ATGAACCTTGGTAAGTCATTTAAGCTTATGGTCAGGAACATACTTGTTAATACAGACCCTGGAACATTAATGTTCCTTGTTGCCATGCCTGCAATGTATCTTATCTTTATGGGCTTTATGTTCGGCGGCCTTATAAATAATATACCAGGATTTAATTATAAGGAATTTTTAACACCGGGAATCATGGGTTTTGACACCGTTTCAGCCGGTGCAATAGCCGGTTCACTGCTATGGTCCGATAGAAGATACGGCATGTTCGAGCAAATTTTAACAGCACCATACACAAGATCTGAATATTTGTTTGGCATACTTTACGCAACAATATTTTTATCACTTATTGGTTCGGTAATACTTCTTATAATATCACAGGTGCTTGTTATTCATATATACATGAGCGCTGCCGGATTAATATTCATGATCGTTAATATCATAATCGGCGGTCTCTTCTGGGGGTTCCTTTTTCTGGCACTGGCGGCAAAAACAAGGTCAAACCAGGCGTATAATAGCATACAGATCTTTATAATCTTCTTTGCAGATTTTGCAAGCACTGTTTTTTATCCATTGACGTCAAAAACACCTGCCGCACTTAAATACATGTTTTATATTAATCCGTTAACATACATAGCCAATGGCATAAGATCAGGGTATTTATCGTCAATAAATTCCGGTACATTAACCGAATTCTTTATATTACTGTCTGAAACAATCATCATGGGTATAATAGCAATATTATTATACAGAAAGGTAAGGGTGGGCACAACATGA
- a CDS encoding DUF1286 domain-containing protein: MKLTSHYVFTAGILTFINAHFMPFFRAFSLSVIISFISNFIIDSLGHSHSKNNKINARTPLTHTFERSMAWGSFSSFIIMALAILNSNINKQFLIMCIVSGIISGPSHMLLDLFTEKGIYIKKNKKWVRFAVMHLRYNNKTANAIAIITGIIMIIISYKMMFLF, from the coding sequence ATGAAATTAACATCGCATTATGTGTTTACAGCAGGCATCCTTACATTTATAAATGCGCATTTCATGCCATTTTTTAGGGCGTTTTCTCTATCCGTTATAATATCTTTTATATCAAATTTTATAATAGATTCGCTGGGCCACAGTCACTCAAAAAATAATAAAATAAATGCAAGGACGCCACTGACACATACATTTGAGAGGAGCATGGCCTGGGGATCGTTTTCATCATTTATTATAATGGCCTTGGCAATTCTTAACTCTAATATAAATAAACAGTTTTTAATAATGTGCATCGTTTCAGGAATTATATCAGGGCCAAGCCATATGCTTCTTGATTTATTCACAGAGAAAGGCATATACATAAAAAAGAATAAAAAATGGGTAAGGTTTGCAGTAATGCATTTAAGGTACAATAATAAAACGGCAAATGCCATTGCAATAATTACCGGGATAATAATGATCATAATATCATATAAGATGATGTTTTTATTTTAG
- a CDS encoding YbhB/YbcL family Raf kinase inhibitor-like protein, with translation MEIRIRAFADGSEIPKKYTCDGDNVSPEIELNLDPGYYMLLMNDPDAPSGTFTHWIIYNIPGETKLLKENIEKKPDLGVIMQGDNDFGHPGYGGPCPPRGHGYHHYHFNLYRTDKIIERLNPESVYSIVDKLQPVAHYMGIYKRD, from the coding sequence ATGGAAATAAGAATAAGGGCATTTGCTGATGGATCTGAGATACCAAAAAAATACACATGCGATGGCGATAATGTATCACCGGAGATAGAGCTAAACCTTGATCCTGGATATTACATGCTATTAATGAATGATCCGGATGCACCGTCTGGAACATTTACACACTGGATAATATACAATATTCCTGGTGAGACAAAACTTTTAAAAGAGAACATTGAAAAGAAACCAGATCTTGGTGTGATAATGCAGGGCGATAACGACTTTGGACATCCCGGATACGGTGGCCCGTGCCCGCCAAGGGGTCATGGTTACCATCATTACCATTTCAATCTCTACAGAACAGATAAAATAATTGAAAGACTCAATCCTGAAAGCGTTTACAGTATTGTTGATAAATTACAGCCTGTTGCACATTACATGGGTATTTATAAAAGGGATTAA
- a CDS encoding MFS transporter has product MLSRNQRFMLLSSSASFTIWGIIATIGPLAASGAIIHALPLKLKVIILLIGPIFAPLGNFTMGLLTDILGRKRVFIMTMSLYGIGVIIIAFSYVFYTLLIGLVLAEFGVGGEEMPSLSLIAEDSPLRSRAKWLTIVSDFNNIGSAIITGLFLIVYTSIMDRYALLVSAFILIVIMVIARVNLPESFRWLNSRGRFDAAKVEEKKLYIDSNGTSTGKISGGQYLGRFLFLAAIGISQYITFGLMAYVIGPYEFPSTYMDEMIIFVALLGASAAGFIAAPLISRGRKVYTAYSYIGGFISTLIILFLVPYLRNMFIFLPLLFINMMMSEFGWASRTTLEPELFPTRYRGTFMGIVRLAPMIGYAISVDLTSTFTLYQFILYNVILWLLGAVASVLWLIKGNETRDINIDYA; this is encoded by the coding sequence ATGCTGAGCAGGAATCAGCGCTTCATGCTGCTTTCCAGCTCGGCAAGCTTTACAATATGGGGGATCATAGCAACAATAGGGCCCCTTGCAGCCTCGGGTGCAATAATACATGCACTGCCATTGAAATTAAAGGTTATAATACTTTTAATAGGCCCGATCTTTGCACCTCTTGGAAACTTTACAATGGGTTTATTAACAGACATCCTTGGCAGAAAAAGGGTCTTTATAATGACCATGAGTCTTTACGGTATTGGCGTGATAATCATTGCATTTAGCTATGTATTCTACACACTTTTAATAGGCCTTGTCCTTGCAGAGTTTGGTGTTGGCGGTGAGGAGATGCCATCGTTATCATTAATAGCCGAGGATTCGCCATTAAGATCACGTGCAAAATGGTTAACAATTGTATCAGATTTTAACAATATAGGCAGCGCAATAATCACAGGACTTTTTTTAATTGTCTACACATCCATAATGGACAGATACGCACTTTTGGTATCCGCATTTATATTAATTGTTATAATGGTGATTGCAAGGGTGAACCTGCCAGAATCGTTTAGATGGCTTAACTCAAGGGGAAGATTTGACGCTGCAAAAGTGGAGGAGAAAAAATTATACATCGATTCAAACGGAACAAGCACTGGCAAGATCTCTGGAGGGCAGTACCTTGGCAGATTTTTATTTCTGGCTGCAATAGGCATATCACAGTATATAACCTTTGGACTGATGGCATATGTAATAGGACCATACGAATTTCCATCAACATACATGGATGAAATGATAATCTTCGTTGCACTTTTGGGCGCATCCGCTGCTGGTTTTATCGCTGCACCATTGATTTCCAGGGGCAGAAAGGTTTACACTGCATATTCATACATTGGCGGCTTTATAAGCACGTTAATAATACTCTTCCTTGTCCCATATTTAAGGAACATGTTCATATTTTTGCCACTGCTTTTTATAAACATGATGATGAGTGAGTTTGGCTGGGCATCAAGGACAACGCTTGAACCTGAGCTGTTTCCGACAAGGTACCGTGGAACATTTATGGGTATTGTCAGGCTTGCCCCAATGATAGGCTATGCAATTTCCGTTGATTTAACAAGCACGTTTACACTTTATCAGTTCATACTATACAATGTAATTCTATGGCTTCTTGGAGCCGTTGCCTCTGTTCTCTGGCTCATAAAGGGCAATGAGACAAGGGATATAAATATAGATTATGCGTGA